The Sulfitobacter pacificus genomic sequence ACATGGTCGCTTCTTTTGGCTTCTCGTCTGAAGAAGTTGATATGGTGGCTGCCAGACACATCGAAAGCTGAAAAGATATGACGACATAATGAGGGATCAGGCATGAGAATAATCGTAGTAGGCGCAGGTGGTGATATTGGACAAGCCGCCTGCAAGGAGCTTCAGCAAAGGCATGAGATTGTCACGGTGGGACGTTCAAGTGGGGACCATCGGGTCGATGCAAGCGACATAAACGCGGTGAAATCACTGTATGAAAGCATCGGCAATTTCGATGCTGTGGTTTGCTGCGCAGGCGACGCGACCTTTGCGCCGTTGGCACGGATGACCCAAGAGACCTTCATGGTGGGTCTTCAGCAAAAGGTTATGGCGCAAGTGAACCTTGTCCTCGCTGGACTGGATGTCATTTCGGATGCCGGTTCCTTCACACTGACGAGCGGTGTTCTTGATCGTGATCCGATCAGAATGGGTTCGAATGCGGCGACCGCCAATGGGGCATTGGCAGGCTTCGTCAAGAGTGCTGCTATCGAGATGCCCCGCGGGTTGAGAATCAATGTTGTCAGTCCGGGCATGCTGGACGTGTCCGCGGCGCGTTACGGAGCATGGTTTCACGGCCACAAACCGGTTTCGTCCCATCATGTCGGATTGGCATACGCGAAATGCGTCGAGGGTGCGCTCACAGGACAGGTGGTGATCGTTGATTAAA encodes the following:
- a CDS encoding short chain dehydrogenase, whose product is MRIIVVGAGGDIGQAACKELQQRHEIVTVGRSSGDHRVDASDINAVKSLYESIGNFDAVVCCAGDATFAPLARMTQETFMVGLQQKVMAQVNLVLAGLDVISDAGSFTLTSGVLDRDPIRMGSNAATANGALAGFVKSAAIEMPRGLRINVVSPGMLDVSAARYGAWFHGHKPVSSHHVGLAYAKCVEGALTGQVVIVD